The Bradyrhizobium sp. CCBAU 051011 DNA segment ATAGGGCACGCCGACCTCGTGCAGGATATCGGCGACGTGCGTCCCGAGTTCGGCAAACCAACGATCCTCCTCGCCATCGGGCCCGCCCTGCGCGAAGATCACGGCGTTGTCCTGATCCATCGCCAACAGGCTCTCGCCGCGTCCAGCCGATCCGAGCACCAGCAGCGCATACTCGCACGGCGGCCCGCCTCGGCCGCTCTCCCGCATCATCCGCTCGGCGATCACCGCGGCCTGACGGGAAAGAGCGCCCAGTTCCAGGGAAATCACTTCGGCGATATCGCGACCGGACAATCCTTCTGCCAGAAGCATTCGCGCGACGCGCGGCAACTGCGCCCAGGCCGCTGACAGCGCGTGCGCGTCGCCAGCATCGTCGATCTCCTCGCCGAGCGATATGGCATCGCCCGCGCGCAGGCGCAGCAGATCGCGCGTCGACAATGCACCCGCCACGTGGCCGGCGTCGTCGACAACACCGAGATGGCGGGTCTTGAGACGATTCATCCGGGCGATCGCGCGATAGACAAGCGCATCCGCCGGGACCGCTGCCAGAGGCGTGCTCATGATCTCGGCGATTGGTCGCTGCAGCGCCGGGGCACCGAGCCGGGAGACGGCGCGCAGCACGTCGCGCTCCGTCACGATACCTGCCTCAGCCGCCCTGACTTCCGGGCCCGGCTGCGGTCCGCGCACGTAAATGGCCGATATCTTCTCGTCCGCCATTTGCGCCAGCGCTTCGCCGACCGTGGCATCCGGAGCGACGAAGACCGCCGGCGTCCGCATGATGCCGCCGACGCGGTGGCGGAACGCATAGCTATCGAAGCGCTGCAGGGTTTGCTCGGAATCGAGGCGGGCCGCTGCGTCGACCGCCTCGATCCAGCCGCTGCGCACCTGATCGTCGAGCACGGCGGTGAGCGCGCGACAGGCGCGTTCGGCTTCGGCAACGGTCCGGATGCCGTGTTCGCGCAGCTTCGGTACCAGCGCCAGGAATATCCGCGCCGTTGTGATTGCATCGCCCAGTGCGGAATGCCGGTCGACCATGTCGATGCCGAGCCAGGCGGCCAGCTTCTCCAGCTCATAGCCGGCCAGGTCCGGCGCGGCGATCTCCGCAAGTAACCTGGTGTCGAGCGTCCGGGGCCGCGACCATGGCAACCCCGCCAGTTCGCATTCGCGCTTCAGCATCGCGAGATCGAAACCGATCATGTGCCCGATGACGACGGCCCGACCGACAGACGCGTCGAAGCGCGGCCAAACCTCCGGAAAACGCGGCGAGCCGGCCACCATGGCATCGTCGATGCCATGGATGCGTGTCGTCTCGGCTGGGATTGTCTCGCCGGCCGGCCGAATCAATTGACGGAACGAACCGTCGGCAACCAGTTTTCCAGCGGTGAGCCGCACGCCGGCAAGCTCGATCACCCGCGCCTTGCGCGGATCGAGCCCGGTGGTTTCGACATCGATGACAACGGCGTCGAGTGACAACAGCGGGACACTGCCAGCCGTCCTGTCCATCACCCTCCTCCCCTCACCGCCGCACCGTAGTACCGGTCGACAAGCTGGCGTTGGCAATGTGCCTGACGCCCTATTCAAGCAGTGCGCTGGTCACGGCAGGCGCATCGATCCGGTCCACCAGTTCGTCATGGATAT contains these protein-coding regions:
- a CDS encoding DUF294 nucleotidyltransferase-like domain-containing protein is translated as MDRTAGSVPLLSLDAVVIDVETTGLDPRKARVIELAGVRLTAGKLVADGSFRQLIRPAGETIPAETTRIHGIDDAMVAGSPRFPEVWPRFDASVGRAVVIGHMIGFDLAMLKRECELAGLPWSRPRTLDTRLLAEIAAPDLAGYELEKLAAWLGIDMVDRHSALGDAITTARIFLALVPKLREHGIRTVAEAERACRALTAVLDDQVRSGWIEAVDAAARLDSEQTLQRFDSYAFRHRVGGIMRTPAVFVAPDATVGEALAQMADEKISAIYVRGPQPGPEVRAAEAGIVTERDVLRAVSRLGAPALQRPIAEIMSTPLAAVPADALVYRAIARMNRLKTRHLGVVDDAGHVAGALSTRDLLRLRAGDAISLGEEIDDAGDAHALSAAWAQLPRVARMLLAEGLSGRDIAEVISLELGALSRQAAVIAERMMRESGRGGPPCEYALLVLGSAGRGESLLAMDQDNAVIFAQGGPDGEEDRWFAELGTHVADILHEVGVPYCKGGVMAKNALWRGSVATWRDRVDKWITRSSPADLLSVDIFFDLRAVHGDGGLAVAVRQAAFAAAEGQVAFIKLLVENVSVPASLKFFGGIRTVAGRIDLKAAGLFGLVAWVRAMAIRYHVMDRSTSARLAGVKARVQASESDLDALGEAQGTFLDLILSQQVEDIAHGIPPSNAVALKRLSGRDLDRLRAALDAVSTIDELGRDLLFKD